One genomic segment of Hordeum vulgare subsp. vulgare chromosome 2H, MorexV3_pseudomolecules_assembly, whole genome shotgun sequence includes these proteins:
- the LOC123430366 gene encoding ETHYLENE INSENSITIVE 3-like 5 protein, whose product MGSPSNDRPLPGLHELPRPAMDIGKAHADPANPHGVAVAAEADLQDDSESESVSESIEIADLKKRMWKDQLLLMKLEGSSGHDRRATAQRPGTDLAQAEKEAEMPESRYRRKAMLRAQDGVLRHMLRMMEACNARGFVYGIVDETGMPVSGSSDSLRGWWKEDVGFERTGPTALVGPTTAVESPGSSFLHGLLDIQDSTLGSLLSALIQHCEPPQRSFPLDRGLPPPWWPTGHEVWWGLQGETQAHQGPPPYRKPHDLKKAWKISLLSAVIKHLSPRFDQMRKLVWQSKRLQHRMSARDAETWSRVITQEETLDRQVQRALRITPLEEEPGDDDDKVPLQEAERGLHIDKRKREVDHESAGGSVDSGSGRELGALPGIEGVAEADRNSIDELMKMYYSCLQGTDCGEQEIKDVAAGGREQSNTSSAETGVLDAAMVHDDMFDDFLSVADVVDMSDFPGSPIWHWGSSDLD is encoded by the coding sequence ATGGGAAGCCCGAGCAACGACAGACCTCTTCCTGGCCTGCACGAGCTGCCACGGCCAGCCATGGACATAGGCAAGGCCCATGCCGACCCTGCCAACCCCCATGGCGTGGCTGTTGCCGCCGAGGCGGACCTGCAGGACGACAGCGAGTCCGAGTCAGTTTCAGAGTCTATCGAGATCGCCGACCTCAAGAAGCGCATGTGGAAGGACCAGTTGCTTCTCATGAAGCTCGAGGGCAGCTCGGGTCATGACCGGAGAGCAACAGCTCAGAGGCCAGGCACGGACCTGGCCCAAGCAGAGAAGGAGGCAGAGATGCCCGAGTCAAGGTACCGCCGAAAGGCGATGCTCCGGGCGCAGGACGGCGTCCTCCGGCACATGCTCAGGATGATGGAGGCGTGCAACGCGCGGGGGTTCGTGTACGGCATCGTGGACGAGACCGGCATGCCCGTGTCCGGCTCCTCCGACAGCCTCCGCGGCTGGTGGAAGGAGGACGTTGGGTTCGAGCGGACAGGGCCAACGGCCCTGGTCGGCCCGACGACGGCTGTCGAGAGCCCGGGGTCGTCGTTCCTCCACGGGCTCCTTGACATCCAGGACAGCACGCTGGGGTCTCTGCTCTCGGCGCTGATCCAGCACTGCGAGCCCCCGCAGAGGAGCTTCCCGCTGGACAGGGGACTGCCGCCGCCGTGGTGGCCGACGGGACATGAGGTCTGGTGGGGCCTGCAGGGCGAGACCCAGGCCCATCAGGGCCCGCCGCCGTACCGGAAGCCTCACGACCTGAAGAAGGCGTGGAAGATCTCCCTGCTGAGCGCGGTGATCAAGCACCTGAGCCCGCGCTTCGACCAGATGCGCAAGCTCGTGTGGCAATCCAAGCGGCTGCAACATAGGATGAGCGCCAGGGACGCCGAGACATGGTCCAGGGTCATTACCCAGGAGGAGACGCTGGACCGCCAGGTGCAGCGCGCCCTGCGAATCACTCCGCTCGAAGAGGAgccaggcgacgacgacgacaaggtgcCGCTGCAGGAAGCGGAACGCGGCCTGCACATCGACAAGCGCAAGCGAGAGGTCGACCACGAGAGCGCGGGAGGAAGTGTCGACAGTGGCAGTGGCCGGGAGCTAGGTGCGCTGCCGGGCATTGAGGGCGTCGCGGAGGCGGACCGCAACTCCATCGACGAGCTCATGAAGATGTACTACAGCTGCCTGCAGGGAACAGACTGTGGTGAGCAGGAGATCAAGGACGTGGCGGCTGGAGGTCGGGAGCAGAGCAATACCTCTTCTGCTGAGACCGGCGTACTGGACGCGGCGATGGTGCACGATGACATGTTCGATGATTTCTTGAGTGTTGCCGACGTGGTGGACATGAGTGACTTCCCGGGCAGTCCGATTTGGCACTGGGGGAGTTCGGATTTGGATTAG